TGAAGGTGGAGCCCAGGAATCCCTGGGCGATGGCCGAGTACTCGACCTTGGTGCGCAGCCGCCACAGGGCGTAGGTGACGATGGCGTGGTGGTCGAACGCGAGGCGGGGCGCGTCGCCGGTGCGCGGGGCGCCGTCGTCCGGGGTGCCGGGCGACCCCAGCGCGTCGGCGACGAACCACGCGACGTTCTCGGCGTCGAAGGCGGGGCCCTTGCTCGGCGCGGGGCGCTCACCGATCTGGTCGGGGCGTACCAGCGCCCAGTAGACGACGCTCACCACGCGTTCGCCGGGGGAGCGGTCGAGCGCGCCGAACGTGTAGAGCTGCTCGAGGTAGGAGGGCCGCACCCCGGTGGTCTCCACGAGCGTGCGCCCGGCCGACGCCGTGAGGCTCTCGGCGGGATCGACCCAGCCGCCGGGCAGCGCCCACAGCCCTTGGAAGGGGTCCCGCGTGCGCCGCACCAACGGGATCGACAGCACGGGCCGCCCGGACTCGGGGTGCGGCCGCAGGGCGAAGATCACGGTGGACACGGCCAGCCTGATCCCGCTCACGCGCGCTCCTTCGGTCCTGGCGTTAGTTAAGGTCAGTGTGACCGGAACACAGCCTAGCACTTCAGGTCCGGGTGACTACAAGTGTCGGCGCATGCCGTCTCACCCCGGCGCGGTACGTTCGGCGCATGTCTGAGGCCTCCGTGTTCGCCGACCCCTCCGTGTTCGCCCCGCGCCTGACCGGCGCCGACCTGGACGGCACCGTCCCCGACCTGCTCGACGCCCCCGCGATCCGGTGGGGGATCCTCGGGGCGGGCAACATCGCCGGCTCCTTCGCCGACGGCGTGCGCGAGCGCACCGCGTCGAGCGTCGTCGCCGTCGGCTCACGCTCCGTCGAGAAGGCCGCCGGGTTCGCGTCCGCGCACGCCCCCGGTGCCCGCGCGCACGGCTCGTACGAAGACCTGGTCGCCGACGACGACGTCGACGTCGTCTACGTGGCCACGCCCCACTCGCACCACCTGGAGCACACCCTGCTGGCCATCGCCGCGGGCAAGAACGTGCTGGTCGAGAAGCCGATCACGCGGTCGGCCGCCGAGGCCGAGCGGGTCCTCGACGCCGCACGCGAGGCCGGAGTGTTCTGCATGGAGGCCATGTGGACGCGGTTCCTGCCGCACGTCGCGGCCCTGCGCGGGGCGATCGCGCGCGGCGAGATCGGGCAGGTCATGACCGTCCAGGCCGAGTTCGACGTGTCCTTCCCGTACGACCCCACGCACCGCCTGTTCGCCCCCGAGCTCGCGGGCGGCGCCCTGCTCGACCTGGGCATCTACCCGATCGCGTTCGCGCACGACCTGCTGGGCATGCCGGCCGCGATCACCGCCCGCGGCACGCGTGCCGCCACCGGCGTCGACGACCACGTCTCCGTCATCCTCGAGTGGGACGGCGGGCAGCAGGCCGTGCTGCACACCTCGTCGCGGGCGTCGGGGCCGAACACGGCGACGATCGTGGGCACGCAGGGGTACATCGAGCTGCCGAGCGGGTTCTTCACTCCCGTGCCGGTCACCGTCACGAAGGGTGACGGCAGCCGCTACACCGTCGAGTCACCGCAGGGCGAGGGCAAGGCATACGAGGCAGCCGAGGTTGCCCGTCAGGTCACCGCGGGGGCGACGTCGTCGGACCGCCACACCTGGAAAGACACCCTGGAGGTCATGGCGATCCTCGACGAGATCCGCCGCCAGCTCGGCGTCGTCTACCCGGGCGAGTAGCGGGGGAGCGCCGGGGCCGGTCGTCGGGACCGGCACCGCGGCGCGACCGCGTGTCAGCCGACGCGGACGAAGCGGCGGCCCGAGATCTCCTGGACCGTGATGCGCAGCCACACGTTCTTCGGGGAGTCCTCGTTCTCCTGGTAGGTGAGCAGGCCCGTGTGCTCGGCGTCGACCAGGTCGTCGTCGTGCTCGAGGATCTCGGCGACCCCCTTGACGATGACGCTGTAGGCGATCTCCGGTCCGAGCTGGTCGGCCTCGAAGGCGACCTTCGCGTTGACGGCGACCTCGGCGAGCTTCGACCCCGGGGCGGTGCGCACGAAGATGCGGCCGCCGGACGTGGCGAAGTTGACCGGGAAGATCTCCGGCTCGCTCGCGGCGGCGGTGGCGAGGCGCCCGACTTCCTGCAGGCCGAGGAACTCCCAGGACTCGGCCTCGGTGAGCTCGGTGACGTTCAGCGACACGGTGGACCTCCAGTGCTCGGTACGGTTCGCCTCCCAGTCTGGCCCGGTCCGCCCGGCGTGCGACACGGGAGCGGCGCGCCCCCGCCTGTGACGCTGGCCACTTATGGTCAGGCCACAGGGTCTGTCGGTGGGCGCGGCTAGGGTTGCGGGGTGACTGAACGCGGGTACTTCGTGTCGTTCGAGGGTGGCGACGGCGGTGGCAAGACCACGCAGGCGCGCCTCCTGGGCGACTGGCTCGGCACGGCGCTGGGCCGCGAGGTCGTCGTGACGCGCGAACCCGGGGGCACCGCCCTGGGGGCGACGCTGCGGCAGCTGATCCTGCACGGCGAGGACATGGACCCGCGCACCGAGGCGCTGCTGTACGCGGCCGACCGCGCCCACCACGTCGCGTCCCTGGTGCGACCCGCCCTGGAGCGCGGCGCCGTCGTCATCACCGACCGCTACCTCGACTCCTCCGTCGCGTACCAGTCCGGCGGCCGCGAGCTGTCCGAGCAGGAGGTCGAGGACCTCTCCCTGTGGGCGGTGCGGGGCCTGCTGCCCGACGTGACGATCCTGCTCGACGTCGATCTCGCGACGTCGGGCGCCCGCATGTCCGGGGACCTCGACCGGTTGGAGCGCGTCGACGACGCCTTCCGGCAGCGCACCCGCGACGCCTACCACCGCCGGGCCGCGGCGGACCCGGCACGCTGGGTCGTCGTCGACGCCGCCGGGACGGTCGAGGAGGTCCACGCGCAGGTCCGCGCCGCCGTCGCAGAACGCCTCCACCTCCCGGCCCTCGACCCCGCCGAAACCCCCGCCGCTCCGGTGGTTGAGCCCGTCGAAACCAC
The Xylanimonas cellulosilytica DSM 15894 DNA segment above includes these coding regions:
- a CDS encoding NUDIX hydrolase, which codes for MSGIRLAVSTVIFALRPHPESGRPVLSIPLVRRTRDPFQGLWALPGGWVDPAESLTASAGRTLVETTGVRPSYLEQLYTFGALDRSPGERVVSVVYWALVRPDQIGERPAPSKGPAFDAENVAWFVADALGSPGTPDDGAPRTGDAPRLAFDHHAIVTYALWRLRTKVEYSAIAQGFLGSTFTLSELRQVHEAVLDRELDPANFRRQVEASGTIVATGEHVLGGRHRPPRLYRFDTSAPLVDNGPLGELTPGEMS
- a CDS encoding Gfo/Idh/MocA family protein, yielding MSEASVFADPSVFAPRLTGADLDGTVPDLLDAPAIRWGILGAGNIAGSFADGVRERTASSVVAVGSRSVEKAAGFASAHAPGARAHGSYEDLVADDDVDVVYVATPHSHHLEHTLLAIAAGKNVLVEKPITRSAAEAERVLDAAREAGVFCMEAMWTRFLPHVAALRGAIARGEIGQVMTVQAEFDVSFPYDPTHRLFAPELAGGALLDLGIYPIAFAHDLLGMPAAITARGTRAATGVDDHVSVILEWDGGQQAVLHTSSRASGPNTATIVGTQGYIELPSGFFTPVPVTVTKGDGSRYTVESPQGEGKAYEAAEVARQVTAGATSSDRHTWKDTLEVMAILDEIRRQLGVVYPGE
- a CDS encoding pyridoxamine 5'-phosphate oxidase family protein, producing MSLNVTELTEAESWEFLGLQEVGRLATAAASEPEIFPVNFATSGGRIFVRTAPGSKLAEVAVNAKVAFEADQLGPEIAYSVIVKGVAEILEHDDDLVDAEHTGLLTYQENEDSPKNVWLRITVQEISGRRFVRVG
- the tmk gene encoding dTMP kinase, which gives rise to MTERGYFVSFEGGDGGGKTTQARLLGDWLGTALGREVVVTREPGGTALGATLRQLILHGEDMDPRTEALLYAADRAHHVASLVRPALERGAVVITDRYLDSSVAYQSGGRELSEQEVEDLSLWAVRGLLPDVTILLDVDLATSGARMSGDLDRLERVDDAFRQRTRDAYHRRAAADPARWVVVDAAGTVEEVHAQVRAAVAERLHLPALDPAETPAAPVVEPVETTSSRVVEPAKSSRVVEPVETSPVVEPVETTSSRVVEPVETSPVVEPVETTPGDGLR